In Natranaerobius thermophilus JW/NM-WN-LF, the genomic stretch AGACTGTTCTTCAGCACCAGAAGCAATTTCTTGTACAGATTTACCCATATCCTCTGTGGAAGTAGAAATTTCTTCACTAGAAGCCGATAACTCTTCACTAGAAGTAGCAAGGTTATCTGCAACACTCATTATATTGGTAATAATATCTTTTAGATTCTTCTGCATAGAATCAAAATTACTAGCTAAATCTCCAATTTCATCTTTTCTATTGATATATTTTTGAGAAATCTCTTTAGTAAAATCGCCTTCGGCAATCACTGCAGTAAAGTCTTTAGTCTCGTTAATAGGATTGATTACTAAATTTTTAATCATAAAATATAAAATTAGCAAAAAAGCAAAAATGCTAATAACAGATATAATAATTAGATAGTATACTTGATTTTGAATGCCTAATTCTTCAGTTGGAAGAGTCAAAATCAATTTTAAACCTGTATCTCCTATATCTGCATGAGAAACGAAATGTTCGCTTTCATTAATCATAGCAGTATTTAACTGATCACCTTCAGCTGACAATATATCTGAAGCAACATCAGTTAGACTACTCATTTCCTGATCTTCAATGTTAATTCCGGGCTCGTCTATATGAGGGTTTACTATAAAATTGCCATTATCAGCTATTAAATAGGCTTCTCCATTATCTCCGATACTAATATTTTCAACGTAACTTTGTAAACCTTCTAAATTAATGTCAATAGAAGTAACACCTATTATTTCATCATCTGAAAAAATTGGTGTTGAATAGGTCATCATTGTAATATCTGAAACTTCATCATAATAAGGTTCAGTCCAAACTGATTCTCCACTATCTCTTCCAGCTTCATACCAATCATGAGTGAAATAATCATATTCTTCATTACTATATTCCCAAGTTACTAAAACTTCACTTTCTTCTTGATGAACATATGGACCATAGAATTCTTCGTCTTCTTCATATTGATAAGGCTCCATCCAAAAACCAGAACCCATGACAAGGTCAATTTCAGTAATAAAATCTTTTATATAATCTAAATTCATATCAGTATCACGACTTTTTGCAATTAAAGAACTCAAGCCTTTAGCACTTTGGTCTATTCTCAAAAAGTCAGAGTTCATGTTTTCTGTTTCTTGTTCGATCCTGGATATTAAGTGCGATTCTGCTTCACTACTTAAATCTTCTCGATAAGATCCAATAATAAAATAAATTTGTAGAGAAAAAACGACCACTGATATTAATAACATAAGCATTAAAATTTTCTTATTTAAAGAATTTCCCATATATAATCCCCTTTCTCTATGTTTAGTTCTGTTAAGTTATATGATATTTAATCAGTCTCCGTCCCGGAGTTAAGATAGTTTTAGACAGAAATCAAAACCCTCCGGGAGAAAGGAGACTGATTCATGACTAAAGTTGTATGCCCTAGATGCAATAACAACTGCTCTGACAAGTTTAATAAGTTTGGTTTTGATAATCATGGTCACCAAGCAATGTTTTGAATCAGTCTACTCCTGCTCAAGTTGCTGGGATTAATTACTCTAATCGTAATAGGACTTTTTGTCTTTTACATAGTAATAATGCCGCTTGAATGCCAAATCTTTTGAAATCTTGCGAGCAAGTGAGCTTATTTTTCATAACAACTTAACAGACTCCTATGTTTTAAACCTGCTAGTTCAAATCGCTAATAAATATTATCTGTCATTTGTTGTTATTGTCTGTCGAATAAGTATTTTCTTTATATTGTCTTAATATTCCTTCTAATCATTCCTACATTTTATACTTTTTTCGACTAATAAGATTTCTCAATTTGCCATAGAGGTTTAATTCTGATTATAAAATTATCTCTAAACAAGTATAAATATGGTTGCAGAAGTGCTAAATCTCGTATCAGATAGCTACAATGATCTGGATCAAGAGATAACAGAAAGCGATAATACTTTAAAAAATATTATTAGTAATCCAAAATTTTTAAAGCCATAGAAAAACTAACGCCAAGACAACAACAAGCAATTCAAATGCTTTATCTTGAAAACTAAACCAAAAAAGAAATCGCCGAAGATTTAAAAACAAGTGTGCAAGCTGTCAATAAAAATAAAAAGAAAGCCTTAAATCAATTGCGAGAGGAACTAGAGAAAGGGGATTTTAGAAATATGCTAAAAATATTATTGACTCTATACTCTTTAATGGTATTACTAAATAATGTATAATTATATCGATACTTGATATCTTTAGATATCCGGCGGGAGGGAGAAAAATTTGCTTTTAATTTTAATTTCATTAATAACAGGTTTTATAGGTATGATGTTCGGAAGTTATGTCGGTGGAGAAGCTTCTATGTTTTTCTGGGGATTCTTTGGGATTATAAGCCCTGCTTTATTTGTGCTAGAGAAAATATATATGAAGTTCGGAGGTTAGAAAAAACTTTAGTTAGCAATTCTTATCAAATATACATGGTTGTATTCTTCTATAACTTTTTCTCTGGTTTCTTTATCGTTGATATCTTTAATATCTGAATACTTATCTACTCCCTCGGCATTAGCAATAACCGCTCCTGCTATGATATTTTTGTCATCACTTATCTCTATTCCCTCTTCTAGTCCTATAAAGTTTGTTGAAGGGTTTTGGTGTTCAGGTAGTTCGATTTCAATTGTTTTTCCATTCCACGTAACTTCTTCTGATGTTTGTCCATGAATGGCCGCAAATTTCCATTCTTCACCTTTTCTATTGATAGTGATATTACCTGTATCTTCTGAACTGACATTTAAAACAGTTTGACTATCTTCCAAGTTCCCATCCTTGTAATGCTCAAGCTCAATTCCAAAATTCTCGCCTTCTACGAAATTATAATCATATATCCAGGTATGATCACCAAGGGGAACAATTGCACGCTCGGCTTCAAAGGATAGTTCCGCCGGCTCTATAGTAAGATTTTCTTCAGGTTCTCCTATCCCAGAACTCTGCTGGTTGCAACCACTAACAAAATACAGAGACAAAACAGATACTATCACAACCAACAAACCTTTTTTAAAATTCAATTTAAGCCACCTCCAGTTTTCTATAAGACAAAAAACCCTTTAAACTTTATTATATTTGATTTTAACACAAGGTGACCATTTGACAAAATTTGACATGTGCTATAAATCATTATTGTTAAGAATTAAAATATGCATCATTTAGGTTTTACAATATCCTTTTCATGTTTGTATAGCGGCTATTTGTGAATCGAAGAAGGTTAAGGAAAATTTTTCTATAATTAGTTATTCAAAACATATTAGGAGGCCCAATACTTTATTTATCCAGGATTTTCAATCCGTTTCAAGGGTATCACACTATAGTCACTTATGGATCACTGACACTATTGTGTACTTTTATAGGGCTGCGGGGTTTTACATCGTTTTAAATAAAACTAATTTTTATATATCAGATTTGCAATTACCAAATTGGGAAACAAATGAAAAAAGAAAAATAATATTATTCATTACTCTAAACACAGCTTTAATCACAGATGTTATTCTGCATTTTATTTTATCAATAAACATCCAGTCCTATAATCTTTTTCCGACAATAACCACTATTTTAATTACTGGCCTAACAATAATGAGTTTGTTCGTAATAAAATTTTTGATGAAAAATAAAAAAACTATAGAGGTGAAAAATTTACATAACTATGTAGATAAAACTAAAAAAATTATAGACATGCTCAATACTAAATCACACGAACACAAGCGAAATTCAGAAACTGTTAAAGCTATGATCGGATTAGGTGAACATCAAGAAGCAAGTAAATACATAAATCAAATTCCAAATCAAGAAAAAAACAAAGAATGTATTCATATGTTAAAGATCCTGCTTTAAATATCACGTTAAATACTCAAAAAAAATTAGCGGATGAAAAAAATATCGATTTTGACTTTGCTATTAAAGACGATATTTCACAATGGAATATTAAATCATGGGATTTAAATACATTAGTTGGCAACCTTATAAATAACTCGTTTGAGGCAGTTATCAACAATGAGGAAAAAAATATGTTGGGCTTGAATTTATAAGTGATTCTAGAGGAAAATGATTATTGTTTCTAATAATGGCTCGAAAATATCAAGGAATAATCTAGGTAAAATTTTTGAACAGGGATATTCAACTAAGGGGAATGCCAGGGGATATGGTTTACACATAGTTAAGAATATTACGCAAAATTACAATGCTGAAATAGAAGTTAGTTCAACCAAATATAAAACCGAGTTTTTTATTATTTTTCCCCAGATTTAGGAGGAAGTTCAGCATGATAAAACGATTGTCTAATTTAATCGCCTTTAAAATTGGAAGTGAACTAAAGTCTTATTATAGGGGGGTAGGCTACCCCTATAATCTTTTAACAGAGGTGAAATGAAGTTATGGAAGCATTAATTTTAGAAGACGAAAAATTCACAAGGAAATATTATAAAACTATTATCGAAAAAAATCCCGATATAAGTACCGTACACACCACTTTTAACCCAGAAAAAGCAAGTTCAATTAATAACCGATAAGAAGATAGAACTTGGTATAATAGATATAGAACTAACAGGACAAAACAGAAACGGTTTAGAAACTGCTAAAGTGATTAGACAAATAAGTGAGGATATAGAACTTATTTTTTTAACAGGGTATTCAGAGTATGCTTTAAATTCATTTGAAGTTTATCCCTTCAATTATTTAGTTAAACCTATTGATGAAGAGCGTTTACTTGAAGTTATCGGCCAAGCTACGAAAAAAATTAAAAGCTTTACAGAACATGAAGAAATCAAAAAAATAGCTTTTAATGAACAAGGGAAAATCATTCAAATTCCTCTACAAAGTATAATATTCATAGAAAAAATTAAAAAAACAAGAAAGTCGCAAATATATTGCGACAATAGTTATAGTTGTATTGTATCACTGAACTTGAATGAACTTGAAGAACAACTTACCAATGAGTTTGTAAGATGTCATAAATCTTTTATAGTGAATACAAATAAAATATTGGAAGTAAAAAATACGTGTTCCCGCAATTATGAAGTGATTTTTAAAAAAATTAATAAAACTGCCCTGTCCAGTGTTCGTGGATATAAAAGATTGAGGAAAATAATTATTGGAGTCTGTCAAGGGTCAGTGTAAGAGTCTATCAAATAATTGGTATAAACAATCGTATTATTACCTATAGGAAGAACTTAAATACAGTGAAGAAATCGAGAGCGAGGAGGGTTTCCCGAGTGAGGGAGCATAGCTCCCTCGATTGTTAATTTTTGAGATTTTATGGTGATTATAAATTCTCATAATAATAGTTATCTTACTCAAAATCAGAAAGTATTTCTTACTTTTTGCTAAAGTCAGATTCATCTTCGTTTTCATTTTTAGTATCAATTTTCTCTTGGGCCTCTAACTTTCCTTTTTTCACAGCATTCTTCACTAAATAATATCCTCCCGTTACAATAATAGCTAAAACAATCAAGATTAAAATTGATTCAAAAATGCCAATTCTTCCGAGCATCTAATTCCCCCTAATTTAGTATTGCTGATCCTATAATACTACTCCCTTTACTTTCCTGTGTTGAAGGCTGTTAGTCTATATGAAATTAGAAATTAACGATATTGTTTAATTAAAAAAAAGGAGGTACTAACGTTTTTAAAATTTAATTAATTTTTACTCTGTTTCTAAATATTTTTCTTCTGCAGGTGTCTTTTCATTTTCTTCTGAAGTTATTGGAGATGCTTGACAATATACTCACTCATTCTCAAGATTTCACTACCATCCATTTTAAGGACTAGGAAGAAAATTTCATATAATGCAATTTTTGTAAAACAGGAGTACCTTTAAATAAGGGTTGTTCCTGGCAAAATATGGTGGCACATTTAATGGATCTCCACTTGTTCCTTGGTGGTTTTACCTCCCATATCTCACTGGGTCCATTATGGCCCTTATAAATTCCTTCGTTCTACCTAGCCAAGGGTGGAGGCCAGTTTTGCTCCTTAGCAGGGTCAATGCCCGAATGGATTATTATGACTGGCTTCTCCGTGCTCCTTTTGTGGATGTAGTATAAATTCTTAAGACTCCAATTTGGCTGCTTATGCAGCATCCTGCAATAAATTTAATGAACTGTTCTTTAACATCATCCTGCCATTATAAGGTGTCTTTTTGGTACCTAGGGCAAACAAAACTCTGATCAATCTACACGCTAATGCTACAAGCGATTGTTTCTTTTTTAAGGGATTTTCTGGCCTTGTGGTATAATAATCGTGTAATAACTTAAATTCAGGGTTTTTGGCTACTAATGGAATCACGCAGCGATATAAGAGTCCTCTCAAACGAGGTCGACCTCGTTTGGTTATCTTGGTTTCACCTTTGTGCTTACCTGAACTGTTCTCTTTTAGATTTAAGCCTGCCAGCTTCTTAATTTGATTTGGATGTTGATAATTAGAAAGATCACCCACTTCAGCCAAAAATCCTGCCACTGTTACCATCCCTACTCCAGGAATACTCATCATTTCTTCTGCTCCTGGAATTTCTTTTAAAATATTTTCTATCTGAACAAGTACTTGTTCTAACTCTTCTATTAAAGCGTCATACTGCGACAATAGGGTTTTCAATTCTTGTCTTGCCATTATCTCGCCTTCTGTTAGCCCAGTACTGTTTTGGGCTGCTTCTTTCAGCTTTTTTGCTCTTTTTTTACCTACTGCTCGATTTACTTCTTGTTTCCAGCAACTTACTATCTCTTCTTCACTATGACCTAATATTTCTTTTGGTAGGGGAAATTTTTTTAAAGTTAATAGTGCTGCTTTTCCATCCCAGTTCTTAAACACTGTGCTGAATTCTGGGAAGTAGCGATCTAACCAATTGTCTACCCTACCTTTTACACGCCTTAAGTCATCTGTTAGCCGATCTCGCAAATTCATCCCATTCCGTAGTTCTGCATATATTCCTGTAGGGATATTGGGTACTGAGTAACGGCCATCTTTTACTAACTGTGCTATCACTTTTGCATCTTTAATATCATTTTTAGTTGGTGAGTTGTCGTCTAGTTCTTTGCTTTTCTTTACGTGATTTGGATTTACTAAAATAGTTTGGATACCTGTTTGCTTTAAAAATTGAGCTAGAGTCAGCCAGTATTGGCCAGTAGGTTCCATACCTACTAAGACTTCTTCTTTTGCTTGTTCTTGTTTGATTACCTCTAGCCAACTTAAAAACTTCTTAAAACCTTTCCTGGTGTTTTCAAAGGTGATTGGTTTCGAAAACTCCACACCCCGAAAATCCTGAGCTCTTGCTACGTGTTCTGCTTTTGCAATGTCTACTCCGATAATCAAACTTGACTCTTTTACTTGATTAATTCTCTCATTTTGGGTATACTTCATGGTAAGTACCTCCTCTGCTTAAATTAAGGGTCGTCATTTCTAGGTGTAGCGACACCTCGTATATTAGCAGGAGGTACTTTTTTTATCAATCTTCATTTTAATTCATTACAGGAATGCTCCTTATAAATTAGTTAATGTTAGTACCTCCTTTCACCTAAATTGTAAGTCCTTAATAGCTTGCCATCAATAAAATATCATAATCGCGCGCCATATTAGCATAAATAATGTATAAGCTGACATAAACGAAACAATTTTGCACAGCTCTCAAGTTATTCGACTTATTCTATATCCACGACAGTAGGCAAATCAGCATTAACAGGTAGTAGTTTTCCCCAGAAATATTCACCGTCTATTTCAGACACAGCGGCTTCAACTTCTCCCGAGGAAGTCTCCAGTATTACACTATCGACATCTTCTTCAAATATCCATGAGTAATGAAAATAATATTCTGAGACACTTTGGTACTTAGAACCAACTCTTCCGGAAAAAGTCTTCTCAGGATCTACCTCTTCATGATGAGTTAATTCGTGTCGAGATAATTGAAAACCTCCATTTTCCAGTTCTATCATAGCTACTTTAAGATTATCATTTGACTGATACACAAATAAATCACCTTCATCGTAGGATTTTGTCAATTCTATATTCATATCATCGTCGTCAAGAAAATCAATAATTTCTAAGGTACTTCCTTCCTCGACACCAATTGGGTTATCTGCCAAATTCAGGTCCTCTAAATTATCCATCTCTTCTAAAGCTTGATAGTCACTGATACGGTTATCACTTAAATGTAGAACATTTAGATCGTCTAAGTTTTCAAGAGGTGTGAAGTCATGGATTTCATTTTCGTTAGCATGAAGTGAACCTAAATTTGTCAGTCCTTCTATATAAGATAAATCTTCAATTTGAAGATTATCTATCGCTAGTGTGCTTAACTCTTCTAGTTCAGCCAAAGCAGATAGATCGTCAATGGGATTGGAATTTAAAATAAGGGTATTTAAACCATCTAAACTCTCTATACTAGATATATCTTGAATCCCATTTTGAGCTATTGATAACAGGCTTAAGTTCTCCAGGTTTTGAAGTGGAGATATATCTGTGATGTGATTTTTGTTCATAATCAACCAGGTCAATTTGGGAAAATTACTGGCTATCTGCTCCACATTTTCATCATCCAAATTAGTTTCAGTTAAGAACAACATCGATAAATTTTCATTTCCAAACAAGGGAGAAAGATCGTCTATTTCAGCCCCATAAAAGCCTACTGAAGATAAGTTTTCCAGATCTTCTAATGGTGATAAGTCAGTGATTTGATCGCCATGCAGGTGAAGCACCTCTAGATTTGAAGCATATTCAAGGCCCGTAAGGTCTTCTGGATACTCATCTTCCTTTGGGGAATCATCTTCTGGGGAATCATCTTCCTCTAGATTCTCATCTTTCTCTACATTCTCATCTTCCCCTAGGGAGTCATCCACCCGCGGGGGCTCATCCTTCTTTAGATTCTCATCTTCATATGATTCTGGAATATTTAATCGTGTCAGCTCTTTCATATCTGCTTTGGTGATATCTTCCCCATCTTCAATCTCAAGTTCTTCTCGAATTTGCTTTTCTAGCACTTCATCGGGTATTGGTACAGTATCATCGGCATCTAAACCATCTGATGGTCCCGATAATCCTATACAACCTGTCAGAACAATTAAGCTTATGGCAATGACAGAAAGCTTAACTGTAGGCCTTTTAAAGTTTGAAATCATTTTAACTCTCCTCACTAAATCAGATTTGTTATTTGCTATTCCCGTAGTACCAGGTAAAGTTTTCTGGTTGGCAATACCATTTAATACATTAAGAATGGTATGACCGTACTGCTTTCTCTCTTGGGAGTTCAAATAATACATGACATATTCATCACAGGCGAATTCGCAGTCTCTTCTCATTTTAGAAAAAGCATACCAAATCACCGGGTTAAACCAATGTAAAATTTGTAGGATAGTGCTCACCCATATAATAGCCACATCTTTTTGTTTAATATGGGATAGTTCGTGCAAAATAATATATTCAATCTCTTCGTTTGAAAGATATTCAGTTAAATTTTCAGGTAATACGAGTTTAGGTTTTGATACACCCAAAACAAAAGGAGTTTTGATTGAATTAGTAGATATAACTTTTATCTCACCCTGAAAACCCAATTTTGTTTTACTTTTATTTACAATCTCCATAATATTTTTATCAGTGGCAACTTCATGCTTTTTAATATTGTATTTAAGCTTGTAGTAAGAAAATACAAAAATACCACTGAACACTAGAACACCTAACAGCCAAATGCGGCTGATTTCTTCAAATCCTAAGCTAAAAATCCTTGTGATACTGTTGCTGTTTATGCTAATACTGCTGCTACTGCTGTCACTACCTCTATGTACTTCATCTTGGTGAACGCCTGGAGATGAGTCCTTCTCGCCCTGTTCTTTACTGCTTAAATCACTGCCACTGGCCAGATCTCTGCCACTACTCAGATCTTCATCTGTACTCTCGGTTTCAGGTGATTGTTCTTGCACATCTACTCCCGGGGCCTGGGAAGAGTCAGAATCAGCTTGTTCAAGAAGTTCATTTAGTGAAAGTGTTTCTATATTTTCTGTATGATAATGTTCTTGAACAAAGGGTAGATAATTATATATACTGACAGATGCTTCAGGGGCAACGGGAATTAACAATCTTATAATCAGTAGCATCCAAATAAAATAATGCCAGCGAGGGGTCAGTACCCTACCAAAGAAAAATTTGATCAATAAAATTAGACCTGTAACCACAATTCCCATAAGTGACAGTGTGATAATGATAGAAAATATATCAACTGCATTCATATCAATTTCCCCCTAGCTCATCATGGCCTTTATGCCCTTCACACTCATCATGGCGGTCAGCACCTTTACAATCATCATGTCCTTCATACACAACATGACCATTTTGGTCTTTACTGTTATCCTCTCGGGCTTCACCCTCTGTATCGTCATCCAAAAGTTTTTTAAGTTCATTTATCTCTTGTTGTGATAATCTGTCCTGTTTAATAAAGTTTGCCACTAACATAGAAACTGATCCATTATATACTTTTTCTAAAAAAGTTTCTGTTTCCGTAAGCCTACACTCCTCTTTCGACAGCAAAGGATAGTACAAGTAACGTGTAGTATTTTTCTCTACCCCAACAACACCTTTTTTTACTAATCTACTAATCAAGGTGTGAATAGTCTTGGGTTTCCAGTCTGTTTGAGGTTGTAATCTTTCTATAATAGCACTAGAAGGGATTGGGGAATCATCCCACAAAACCTCCATGACTTCCCATTCGGAATCGGATATTTTATTAGTTTTTTTAACCACAAAAACCCCTCCTACATATGTAATCCTTGTAGTTACATCTTACATTTGTAGGAAAGGTTTGTCAACCGAATGTATAGAGATAGGCACTTTAACTTACTCCCACAGCTAAAGCAGTGGACTTTCTGCTATTGTTCGTAATATTTATCTCGAATATTTAGTTGATGACACTGTAAAATTTCTAATTGAATGGATTATGGTCATAAAAAATTTTTAAATGATACAAATATTTTTTTGGAGGATAGTTTGTGTAATCACGGAATAAGAATAATAAGAGAATTAGTTAAGTCAATATAAAACCAATTAAATTCATATTGAACTAAACAGTGATGAATATTATTATTAATAATATTCTTAATTTTCCTAATTTTTTAAACACTAGTTTTAAAAATACTACATTTATTGAAATTTTACATTTTTTTGTACATCTGATTTTAATAAGCACAAACAAAGGGGGGAGAAAATGTCACAAGATCAGCTGGAATACGAACTAGAAAATTGCCAGAAGTACTACTTTGATTTTGAAAATTTGAAATGGCTTATTAAGCTACTGTATAAATTCCGCCAAGATTTAAAAATAGAACACAATTGCAAAGAAACACCAGCCAAACTAAACAATATACAAATTTCTCTAACAGACCTAATAAGTACTGTAGAGCAAATTGTAAAACAGATTAAAGCAGAACAAAAAAATCGGTTACTAACCAAAGATATCAATATCTGGTTAACAGATTTGAAAACTGTATTATCTTCCTATCAGGAACACGTAAAACTCAATGAGATTGGAGAACTGATAAGCAAAGTCAATCAACAATTTCCAGCTAAAAGGGATTTCACCAATTTAATCCTAATTTTTTCTTTTTCTACTCTATTGGAATTAAAAAATATAAGAAATATCATAGCTGGTTTTAGTACAGCAGATTGGCAAAATGGTCACGGTTACTGCCCTATCTGTCTTAATAAGCCACACTACGGATTACTCAGGTCCAAAGACGGCAAAAAGATGTTGGAATGTTGGTTGTGTAGTATGCAATGGGAATTCCCGAGACTTAAGTGCCCTTATTGCAAAAACGAAAACCAAAATCAACTAGGATTATTTACTTTTGTTAGAGATGACTTGTGTCGAGTTCAGTTTTGCGAAAATTGTTTTAGTTATCACAAAGTCTTCGATTTGCGCAAATCGGGATCTGTATTTTTGTTGGAAATGCACAATTTCGCCAGTTTAACTCACGATTTGTATGCTGAAAAGGAAGGTTTTCAACCGGGTTCAGGACTTAGCTGGGTCAATGAAGGAGATTTAATTAACACCTAATTTTCTAAGGAGGTGACCGAAATTTGGGCTTAACCCGTCGTGATTTTTTCAAAGTTACTGGAGTCTCCGTCACCGCTGCCTCTTTAACGTCCATGGGAGTCAAAAAAGTTCATGGTTCATACCAACCAGTTAGAATAAATTACGCTA encodes the following:
- a CDS encoding methyl-accepting chemotaxis protein: MGNSLNKKILMLMLLISVVVFSLQIYFIIGSYREDLSSEAESHLISRIEQETENMNSDFLRIDQSAKGLSSLIAKSRDTDMNLDYIKDFITEIDLVMGSGFWMEPYQYEEDEEFYGPYVHQEESEVLVTWEYSNEEYDYFTHDWYEAGRDSGESVWTEPYYDEVSDITMMTYSTPIFSDDEIIGVTSIDINLEGLQSYVENISIGDNGEAYLIADNGNFIVNPHIDEPGINIEDQEMSSLTDVASDILSAEGDQLNTAMINESEHFVSHADIGDTGLKLILTLPTEELGIQNQVYYLIIISVISIFAFLLILYFMIKNLVINPINETKDFTAVIAEGDFTKEISQKYINRKDEIGDLASNFDSMQKNLKDIITNIMSVADNLATSSEELSASSEEISTSTEDMGKSVQEIASGAEEQSAQVEETKSNVDSLKNEIDDIGYKSTKMNKQANNVIENIELGNESINNSINQVKDVKNRTLGVTEQINKLGELSKKIGEITDIINDISSQTNLLALNAAIEAARAGEAGQGFSVVAEEIRKLAEETSNSTEQITSLINEIQEGVQKTVAEVDDTNNSVDNSVSVIESTADNFYKTNQEMENLSQYIKEISLGVNTMNENSEFVINAVNEISQVSQEAAQYAENVATATKEQGHSTNEIVEATSELAEMAEKLNDIVNQFKI
- a CDS encoding ATP-binding protein translates to MIIVSNNGSKISRNNLGKIFEQGYSTKGNARGYGLHIVKNITQNYNAEIEVSSTKYKTEFFIIFPQI
- a CDS encoding LytR/AlgR family response regulator transcription factor, with protein sequence MELTGQNRNGLETAKVIRQISEDIELIFLTGYSEYALNSFEVYPFNYLVKPIDEERLLEVIGQATKKIKSFTEHEEIKKIAFNEQGKIIQIPLQSIIFIEKIKKTRKSQIYCDNSYSCIVSLNLNELEEQLTNEFVRCHKSFIVNTNKILEVKNTCSRNYEVIFKKINKTALSSVRGYKRLRKIIIGVCQGSV
- a CDS encoding IS110 family transposase gives rise to the protein MKYTQNERINQVKESSLIIGVDIAKAEHVARAQDFRGVEFSKPITFENTRKGFKKFLSWLEVIKQEQAKEEVLVGMEPTGQYWLTLAQFLKQTGIQTILVNPNHVKKSKELDDNSPTKNDIKDAKVIAQLVKDGRYSVPNIPTGIYAELRNGMNLRDRLTDDLRRVKGRVDNWLDRYFPEFSTVFKNWDGKAALLTLKKFPLPKEILGHSEEEIVSCWKQEVNRAVGKKRAKKLKEAAQNSTGLTEGEIMARQELKTLLSQYDALIEELEQVLVQIENILKEIPGAEEMMSIPGVGMVTVAGFLAEVGDLSNYQHPNQIKKLAGLNLKENSSGKHKGETKITKRGRPRLRGLLYRCVIPLVAKNPEFKLLHDYYTTRPENPLKKKQSLVALACRLIRVLFALGTKKTPYNGRMMLKNSSLNLLQDAA
- a CDS encoding M56 family metallopeptidase, which codes for MNAVDIFSIIITLSLMGIVVTGLILLIKFFFGRVLTPRWHYFIWMLLIIRLLIPVAPEASVSIYNYLPFVQEHYHTENIETLSLNELLEQADSDSSQAPGVDVQEQSPETESTDEDLSSGRDLASGSDLSSKEQGEKDSSPGVHQDEVHRGSDSSSSSISINSNSITRIFSLGFEEISRIWLLGVLVFSGIFVFSYYKLKYNIKKHEVATDKNIMEIVNKSKTKLGFQGEIKVISTNSIKTPFVLGVSKPKLVLPENLTEYLSNEEIEYIILHELSHIKQKDVAIIWVSTILQILHWFNPVIWYAFSKMRRDCEFACDEYVMYYLNSQERKQYGHTILNVLNGIANQKTLPGTTGIANNKSDLVRRVKMISNFKRPTVKLSVIAISLIVLTGCIGLSGPSDGLDADDTVPIPDEVLEKQIREELEIEDGEDITKADMKELTRLNIPESYEDENLKKDEPPRVDDSLGEDENVEKDENLEEDDSPEDDSPKEDEYPEDLTGLEYASNLEVLHLHGDQITDLSPLEDLENLSSVGFYGAEIDDLSPLFGNENLSMLFLTETNLDDENVEQIASNFPKLTWLIMNKNHITDISPLQNLENLSLLSIAQNGIQDISSIESLDGLNTLILNSNPIDDLSALAELEELSTLAIDNLQIEDLSYIEGLTNLGSLHANENEIHDFTPLENLDDLNVLHLSDNRISDYQALEEMDNLEDLNLADNPIGVEEGSTLEIIDFLDDDDMNIELTKSYDEGDLFVYQSNDNLKVAMIELENGGFQLSRHELTHHEEVDPEKTFSGRVGSKYQSVSEYYFHYSWIFEEDVDSVILETSSGEVEAAVSEIDGEYFWGKLLPVNADLPTVVDIE
- a CDS encoding BlaI/MecI/CopY family transcriptional regulator; translated protein: MVKKTNKISDSEWEVMEVLWDDSPIPSSAIIERLQPQTDWKPKTIHTLISRLVKKGVVGVEKNTTRYLYYPLLSKEECRLTETETFLEKVYNGSVSMLVANFIKQDRLSQQEINELKKLLDDDTEGEAREDNSKDQNGHVVYEGHDDCKGADRHDECEGHKGHDELGGN
- a CDS encoding formate dehydrogenase accessory protein FdhE, which encodes MSQDQLEYELENCQKYYFDFENLKWLIKLLYKFRQDLKIEHNCKETPAKLNNIQISLTDLISTVEQIVKQIKAEQKNRLLTKDINIWLTDLKTVLSSYQEHVKLNEIGELISKVNQQFPAKRDFTNLILIFSFSTLLELKNIRNIIAGFSTADWQNGHGYCPICLNKPHYGLLRSKDGKKMLECWLCSMQWEFPRLKCPYCKNENQNQLGLFTFVRDDLCRVQFCENCFSYHKVFDLRKSGSVFLLEMHNFASLTHDLYAEKEGFQPGSGLSWVNEGDLINT